Genomic segment of Arachis hypogaea cultivar Tifrunner chromosome 16, arahy.Tifrunner.gnm2.J5K5, whole genome shotgun sequence:
CATCTACATATACTTCCATTAGATTCCCAAGGTGAGGTGcaaacaccttgttcatcagcctttaatatgtggctcctgcattttctAACCCAAAAGGCATAACCACATAGCAATAATTCGCTCTAGGCGTGATGAAAGACATTTTTTCTTGATCCGGCTTGTACATCggaatttggttatatcccgagtatgcatccatgaacgacaagtattgatatcccgagctagaatctactagggtatcaatgtttggaagtggatatgggtcttttggACACGCCTTGTTCaagtcggtgtagtcgacgcacatcctccacttgtcGTTCTGTTTCTTGACTAGCACCACGTTTGCCAGCCAAGCCGGATATTTGACCTCTCTGATGAAGTCGCTTCTAGGAGGGCTTGTATTTGTTCTTCCACCACTTGAGCCCATTCAGGTCCAAGCTTTCATCTTCTCTACTGAACAGGTCGTGATCCAGGGTATATCGATAGTTTGTACGACATGAGCTCGGAATCTATCTCGgacatgtcggaggctttccaggcgaagaggtcggaattttctTGTAGGAGCCTTGTAAGCTTCTGCTTCAAGTCTTCTTTCAagttggctcctatgttggtattcTTTCCTTATTCCTTCCCGATATGTACCTCTTCAGTCTTTTCTCCGAGCTGTGGTCGTAACTCTTCTTTAGCTCGAATTCCTCTGAGCTCAATGGTGTGAACCTCCTTGCCTTTttctctcaggtttaggctttcattgtagcactttcTTGCCAGTTTTTTATCTCTCCTGATGGTTGCAATTCCCTCGActgttgggaacttcatgcaaagATGGGAGGTAGATACCACTGCCCCAAACCGATTTAGGGTTGTTCTGCCTATTAAAGCGTTATAAGCTGAGCCCACATCAACTTTAGATGCCTCTTGCGAGATGACTTTGTGAGGCCTCCTCCAGCAAACCCCCCTGAGATCATGCGTATGTGTCTTTCCGGGATCTGTGGTGGTGGGTTTCTTCGATCCTCCTCATCTCGCTTCCTCTTGCCATGAtggtccgacctttccatgagatatttgtcaagccgaccttccctggcaagcttttctatcacattcttcaggtcgtaacaatcatttgttgagtgaccatatagCTTATGGTACTCACAATACTCGCCACGACTTTTCCCTTTCTTGTTCTTGATGGGCCGAGAGGGAGGTAGCCTTTCAGTATGACAAATTTTTCTATAGATGTCGACTAGGAAAACtcgtagaggagtataagagtgatatatTCTGGGCCTTTCTGGCCCgacttcttctcttttcttggaCTCCTCTCCTTCTCCCTTGTTAGGTGAGGTTGCCCAGGTTGCCAGCTTGGTTCTCGTAGCCAGGCattctcttccatattgatgtacttctcagctcTTTCCTGTATATCACTCAAAGAAGTCGGGTGCCTTTTCGAGATGGACTGCGAGAAGGGGCCTTCTCAGAGTCCATTTACTAGGCCCATAATCACTGTCTCTGTGGACAGGTCTTGAATTTTTAGgcacgctttgttgaacctttccatgtagttcctcaaaggttctccgacctcctgttttactcTCATGAGACTCGGCACGTGCTTCACTTTAGctttttggattgagaattgcaTAAGGAACTTATGCGAGAGGTCGTCGAAACTGCAGACTGACCTtggggggaggctatcgaaccacttcatcgctacTTTTGTCAGAGTTGTTgaaaaggctttgcagcgagtaACATCAGAGGCGTCGGTTAGGTACATCCTACTTTTAAAATTGCTCAGGTGATGCTTTGGATCGGTGGTCCCGTCATATTGGTCCATGTCTGGGCTTTTGAAGctccttggaacttttgcccttaTTATGTCTTCGCTGAACAGGTCTTCTCCCCCCAAGGGAGAATCTTTACGATCACTGCGAGAGCTCTTACCTCGGAGATTGGATTCTAATCTTAAGAGCTTTTCTTCGAGCTCTTTTCGTCGCTCGACTTCTCTCCTCAGGTTTTTTTATGCTTTTCGCTGTCGCTCTAGTTCTTGTTCTAGCTGCTCCAGCCGTCCTTGGTGGCCGTGGAACAATCCCATGAGATCGGCCGCATGGGCTGTCCTTCTTTTCCTGATTCTTGCACCTTAGATAGGATTCACTTTGGGTCTTTCACCCCTGAGGAGCCTTCTCTATGCTGGTTAGTCGCTCCTTGAAGAGTGACTATGGCTGTGTCATTATTACCAGTGTCTTGGTTTTCTAGCTCAGATTCGGACACAGTGTTTGCGTCCTCGTCTAGGTCGTCCACCATCATGGGTTAATCTCCcaggtccccgacaacggcgctaaTGTTACGTAGGTAACTTGAGATAGATGGATTGAGCTTTAATGATTGGCCCAAGCGTCAAGGGAAGGTGGACTCCGACTTGTTCGTGTTCGGGAGCCGCCGTCCAAGTTAAGTGTTTGCAGAAtgtggggtggtacctgcaaagacactccgatgcctaagttagcaaagggttaagcaggtttagagtgtattggaacttagagatacctaaggggtgtcagtgtatttatagcggTGAtgcaataaccaccgttggagtagttccacttctgaaggtggataaccgtccctttatcttagggttgttgggATATAGCTCCTGGAAGTGGATTGAGAGATTTTAtgggcagttacttatttaaataagtgttatctgccagctcatATCGAACCTGACTTTTTTGAGGCAGAGCCTATGTCGAGCCCAACTTCTTTAGATGAGGTCGGGTAGGTAGTGAAGGCCTATCTTTGGACTGAGCCTTTTTGACTTATTTGAATCTGGACCATAGTGTTGAAATAGGGtatgaataaattattaattataatttaaacaaTTCTATtagtaatttaaaatatataagtgaaaaaaACCACagacctttttctttcttttttccggGATTGCCGAGCCTGAAACTTGGGCATCTCAGCCCATGCTCTTTTCGCTGTGACTGTGCAACAGCGCAAGGCAAAACCGCCACCGCCACCCCCACCACTAGTCTCCACAACCTCTCATGGTCAACATAAACGTCGCCGAGCGTCGTCTGCGTTCGCGTTTGTGAGTAGCTAAGGGGACGCCGCCGCCGCCGCTCGATCTGCCTCTGCGAATTCAGCGCCCCCCACCGTCACTCGCTGATCTTGGTCTTCGATTCTCTTCTTTCTCCGTTGGTTTTGTTTCATTGTATTTAGTTGAACACGGTATATGAATTATTAGTATGAATTTTGTAGCATTTTTTTTTGGGTGCAGAGTGTTATGGCAAGCAAAAAAGGCAAAGCTTCAAGGTCAATTAGAATCGCAGATACAGTGTATGAGCAAGAAGAGCACTATGCATCCCAGATGTCTAAAAAGCGCAAGTTTTCATGGCCAAGTGGCTCTATGACTGAAATCCCCGCTGGGAAAGAGGAAGCATCAAATAGTGAGTGTAAGTAATCAGCAATTGACCTTTAGCACTCCAATTGAATGATGATAGCAAGTAATCAGCAGTTGACCTTTGTTCTTCATTTGTTCGCATTGTTTTGCTTTCTTTCGAGCTTTGTGAATATCGCAGTAGAATGTTTAAGAATACTGACTGCATTCTTCATTTTGTTGCTTTCTAGCGTTTTGTTGTGGAAAGTTCATTGGTATGTATAACGGAGCATACCTATTTTTCTTGTAGAAAACTTACTGTTCTTGTGCTTATTTCATTTTCACTTTTTGGCTTTCTATTTAGGTGATGCACAGTTTCTGGAGGATGAAACCAcaaagatttttgctcagaaagTAGCTGATCATTACAGCGCTAGATCCAACCAGACTCTAGAAGAACGGGAGGCTAGTCCTATAATTCATTTGAAGAAACTCAACAATTGGGTATATGTTGCATTTTGCAATAATGAATAGTTTGTTACAGTAAGAATATTAtatgattctttttattattatctggGTAATTTTGTTGTTGAACAGATTAAGAGTGTCTTAGTTCAGCTTTATGCTCATCAAGGAGATGCAGTCCTTGACCTCGCCTGTGGCAAGGTGTCAGTGGTTTTTGGCTGCTGCTTATTATAGTAGAAGTTATTCCCAGGTTTTTAGCTGAGCATTTTCCCCCCATTTCATACATGTTTACCAGGGTGGGGATCTTATCAAATGGGACAAGGCCAAAATTGGATATTATGTTGGTATCGATATTGCTGAAGGCTCAGTAAGTGTTCAAAATTTTCTGCTTTGGTTTGCGTTATCATTTCCGATTAAATTATACTGATACGTGGTAATAAGTCCTTTTTGAACACTATTATTGAAATAAGCTCTGGATAGTTGTTATGCATACACATCTCTTGTTGATAAGTGGTCCCTCTTGTTGATAAGTGGtctttattttctgcaaaatAATGTTAAGTCTTATTTTTGAGTACACATATCCCCATCATGATTTGAATTTCGACACAAGTGCATTTAGAGAGTTTTGCTTTCGGCATGTTATGTGCTTGTGTGGCATTAAACTTAGACCGTAAAATTTTTCTTTACATTTGGTCACTTATTTGTTCTAGTTACAAGTCAAGCttcactttttatatttttaactataaaCTGATAGCAGTTTCATATCTTTGCTAGTAGTAGTGAAATTGTCATTgcagttttatatttccttccatTCCAGGTGATGAGCTATATTTAATAGCTCAAGTCCTTCTTGTTCTCGGACTCATTGTGAAACATTGTATGCCTTATGTGTCAAGTTATTCCAACTGTCGTTTGTTTGTAGTCATCACTGTCAGCTCATTGAATTCACCAATCTGTCCAGATCAAAGACTGTCGCACACGTTACAATGGTGATGCTGACCATCATCAGCGACGTAAAAAGTTTTCGTTTCCTGCTCGCCTGATATGTGGAGATTGTTATGAGGTGATGGATTTTAGCCTACTAATGTTTTTAATAACATcccaaaaataagattttaaccTACTAATGTTTTGAAGGGCAATTCAAATTTCGGAGGTATTTAATCTTACAGATGTCAATGCTTTGTTCCCCAGCAAAATGGGAGAAACCCAAACTCAAGGCGTGAGTCGGAAATAATAGAATGATAATGGCGAATATCAGATTCACAACCTTTTCTATTTCCCCTCAAACACCAATTCATATTGATCATTAAGAAAAGTTGAAACAGAAGATTGAcacttatttaatatatatgtcTCCATCAAGTGACTTTTACATTCTCTCTTTTTGTTGCTTTCTTCTGGCATAAAACATATGCTATCAAATCCTTAAGTTAAATACAGctacttcttcttgttcaagctgTTTCATTCTTTAAACTTATGTGTCATCACATTTCTTCAGATGAACAAGAACATCACAGAATGGTTCTGATCATGTTAAGTAAAATCTTTTTAGGTTAATTTTATCGTATAGAAACTAATATTATGATCATTGCCTTTCATATCAATTTGGGTcccttttcatattttatttattaattttttctgaAAGCTGAATTAGTTTTCATTGCTTATGTCATCTTATTTCAGGTTCAGTTGGACAAAGTTCTTGTAGATGATGCTCCTTTTGATATTTGCAGTTGCCAGGTGAATGATGCACCTTTGAGAAATAAGCACTCCATCAATATATCTGTTGAAGTGGCTTCTCTTTGTAACTAGCTACTTTTGCTCTTATGCATAATATTGACTTGTTTACAGACGCCGTCCCGCCCACCTACCTGATTCGTTCATACATATTATACAATTTGTTCATATGTTGCACGAAAGCAAGTATGCATATTGAATACTACATCGGATTGTACATAAATACAGCAATTTTATGAAATAATTAGTAACAAATATAAGAAGTTAGGATAGCAGTATTTGATGTAAATATGCAtctgtgaaaaaaataaaatattgcacGACCCAGCTTCTTTCCATATTAAAGTGTATGTTGGTGTCTAATCTGAAAAAATTTATGAATCTGTAGTTTGCATTGCATTATTCATGGTCTACAGAGGCACGTGCCCGACAAGCATTGGCTAATGTGTCAGCTTTACTTCGCCCAGGAGGCATTTTCATTGGAACTATGCCGGATGCCAATGTGATAATCAAAAAGCTTAGAGAAGGTTTTTGGCACTTATAatctttgttattattattctaaaTCAATTTGGTTGTTCATAAATTCCTGTGGCATTGATTAATCCATGAAATCAACTGGCAATTGAAATAAGTTTTTGGGGTGTGTGTTGTGTTAGAAATAGATAAGTTTGATGGACATTGATTAACGTTCCCAATTAAGTCTTATAGTTCACATAGGCTTCCTTATATGTTTGAGGAAAAGGTTTTATTCAGAACTAGAGTACATGTAGGGATCTGATCTTTGTTTGGTGAAATGTCTGAAGGAAAACAGGGGgctatttttctaaattagtgcATTAGTGAAGCACTATCATATTCCTTTGCTATCTACAAAAATTTTAATGAGCTGTTCCCAAATAGCATTATGCTCCACATTTTTGTGTTGATTGTTATCCTGGATTCCCTTTGATATTGTCATAATTTTCCAAGTTCAACTGATGAATAAAATAGTTTGAATTAATATGGGCATCACAATAACTTTGATTTGAAGTGTTGTTATCTCTTTTGCATTAGCattaactttttaataaaattgttgtTCTGTTCAACATTTAACTGTTTATATATAGCTGAAGGTCTGGCTTTTGGTAATAGTGTATATTGGGTGCGTTTTGATGAAGTATTTTCTGACAAGGTAATTTAGCTTCTTTATTCTACAACTTCATTATTTCCTAAaaatggttttgtgaattttacTTCAAACCTGGACTGCTCCTGTGTGATACAGAAATTCAAATCTTCCAGCCCCTTTGGAATAAAATATACCTTCCATTTAGAGGTATCATTTCTCTTAAGTCTGCTCCTTTACTTTTGTATCAAATAGATGTTTTCTGATAACCCAAGACTGATTCTAAGTCTTGCAGGATGCTGTTGATTGTCCTGAATGGATTGTCCCCTTTCATGTATTCAAGTCATTAGCTGAAGAGGTACCACTGCCAAAAAAGCTTAAATGTAAAGGAGAACCATGCACCCCATTGCAGTCCTGACCAATGAAAATGAATATTTCTAGTTTCTTAGGAGTAAGCATTGGATTATAAGAGTTCATGCTACTAAGGAtgctaatttaaatttattgttcACAGTATGATTTTGAGCTCATTTTTGCAAAGAACTCTCATGAATTTGTGCATGAGTATCTGAAAAAACCTGAATTTGTGGAGCTCATGCAAAGACTTGGTGCATTGGGTGATGGCAACCAAGACAAGAGTAAGGCTTTGTGCCAGTGCTGTTTGTTTTATTAGTTCCAATGATAATCATTGGACATAAATTTTCAGTGTGCTGCTGACAATAGAGAATATGTTTTGTTTCCATGTCAGGTACACTATCAGCCGATGAATGGGAAGCTGCTTATTTATACATGTCGTTTGTGTTGAGAAAGGTCAGTGACTAAGTTATTGTGTTTGTTATTATTGATAATGACGCCATTGTCAACTTATTGTAAAAATGGTCACAGCGAGACCAACCAGAAAGAACCCAAGTTAGTGGCCAAAGAAAGCGGGGACTGATGCATATCTCAGAGCAAGACATAATGTACATTAGCAGTCATTAGCAATATCAGAACACCGGCTGGATTATTGAATACAATCAAACAGCACAGGACTTGGAGCTGCCTGCCTGTGTTTCCCGTGTTAACTACTGCTGGTTTGATCTCACAATCTTGAGCTTCGGCAGATTTTTATGTTAAATGAAATAGTCAAATAGATGTATTTTGTAGGTCCACTATAAATAATTCGATCAACTTCATTGGCCTCAGTATCTTTAATACATTCTGTAAGAGAGCTTAACTTTAACAAATTCACTGGTTTTCCTAGGGAATCATTCCCCCCCGGTTAATCAGCCAACAAAATAGAGAACTAATAAAGATTAAGGATCTGGGTtgtagagaaagaaaagaaaattctaagagaagaaaaatattgtctgattgttatttaaaaaaaaaggttccTGATCTTTTCCTTAAATGGATTAATTGATTTCGGTAATTACATTTTGTGCTCGTGTATCTGTTTTAAAAGGGCAATAATAAGTGAAATTTTTAACTGGTTAGACAAGTAAAACTCGGGAGGAACTGAGTAAAATCATTGACAACAAATTAAATTGTTTAACCATTTTTTTCCTAAGTTAGATCTTATCATTCACAATTCTTGATTTATTAATCCTATGTTGATTGTACATATATATTTTGCATtccattttataaaatataaaatttaattagatgTAATATCACTACTAGGAAAAGGAAATAGATGTAATATTAGCATATTGTACAAATTTCACAAACTTAAAACAAATCTTTTCAGATCTCCATCCTTATTACTGGATTGGTCTAATGTTGCTGAGAAGAAAGgaaaaatggagaaaaaaaaatgagaagaaattgaaattgaaattgaaatgtaCTAATAAACATGTTGAAATACAATAATAAACACTCATATATGGTATGGTGTTAGCTAATCCTCCCTTCATTtcatttcaaaataagtttcGCTTCCACCCTTTTAGTTCATTAAAAATTGAATGGGACTTGTCTAGATACACATGGTCTATACTCTATATATTTCATGGTGATCACGATAGACTTGCCATGAACAATctaaacaatttatttatttatttggtgaAGATCAAAACACCTAATAATATTGATAGAcctcatatattttatttcatggtGATAGCGATAGACCTCCCTCAAATGAAGGTAGTATTTGAACCCTTTCTTTTTTAAAGTACAGCATAGCttaattaataaagtaataaataCAATTAGTCAGTAGAGGGAGAAAATACTCAGTTTGGTCTCTAAAGTTATACTTGAATCTCAATTTAGTCCTTGAAATTTTAATTGTttcaaggtgaaaactcaggtgaagttgatatctgagaacttcacgtgaagtcgattgcacctaagttttcaccttatttcaatttaattcctaaatatttcaaattttaatcatATTAGTCTCTATAGTAATTtctattacaaaattaattaaaaaatttagaaaataaattgagaccattaaaattttaaaaattaaattaatgttcGAATATaattttagggactaaattgaggAGCGTAGAGCGTCGTATGCTAGAATATAGGTTGTTCTAAATCCGAGctaaaaaaatttgatatgaaaGTAAAATGAGTGATAtactttaatattataatttttagtattttttaaaattgtgggagtacacaaatcggaccatccgatttgtgtttaaaaattgaaaaaattcagaatacacaaatcggacccttcAAGTACACAAATCGAATCCTCCTCAATTATAAGAGCCTGAGCCTATATCTATTTTATAATAGGTCAGGTCAGGCCAGGCCAAACACAGATCAGACTGCAGATTCCTGACAGACCGCTGGCCTTTATCCACCCCTACTCCCATCATACCGTCCCATTTACTTACtccatatcaaaataaaaaaaagtgccaAATCCGAAGGAAATTGAGTGGGAAAATTATACGAGTTACCGATTAATATTTAAAAGCCCCTCCATAAATAAGTTTATGTAGCCAAACAAATATGCTCTGTCGTTCAGAGAGAGAGAGTCCACGTGACACGTGCAAGGAAAGATACCCTGCTGAGGTGAAGAGGAACTGAGGAAGGGGCCGAAAGGGGGAAGGAAGGCATAATACTTCGGTATGGTTAATGGTTAGAGTGAAAATCAAGAAAACTGCAAGAAAGGAAGGCAGCCCACAACACTCAACCCTCATACcttttccattttattttatttttttttttcatttttcgccCTGTCGCGTGGCGTGGTGGTGCAGCGTCATTTCTATCTTGATTTCCTTTACCAGTTTACCTTAAACAGAAACCACCACAACACCACGACACATAAGTAGAAAGTCGGTAGATAAATCATAGATCTACGACTACACTCACTAGGCTTCAGTAACCACACCTTCACTACACCTGGCCTTATTCCTCCTTTTATTCCTTCTTATTTAttacttattctatattttactttGTAAATTATCTCTGTATATTGTATTGGATCATTAATTCACTATCACCACCATCCATTATTGGGGGAGAGAGTGAGCTTAATGCTGCCTTCATGTTTCCCTCCCTTTTCCTGGATGGCACTTGCGCTGTTATCAATtacttaatttaattaaatattgaatTACAACTGATAAAACaacttattagttaatttttttatcataccaAATTGCTCGCTATTCTTTTCTCGCAAGCTAGTAAGACCAGAAAACAAAGAGCAACTGAGGAAGCCAAgcggcgagagagagagagagaggagcctATGGCGCTTCAGCGGCGGCGCCACAACAATTACCAACGCATTCGCATCCGCCTCTTGATTCCTCTGATTTCAGGCGTCGCCGCTGCTCTTCtggttctcttctctctcctttccaTTCTGGCTCCTTCCCCCAACGACACCGATCATCTGCGCCACTTCTACACCTCCTCGGTCAGTACTAGCtaattaaattcacatttcataAAATTGGATACTCTTTCGATGCGACTTGCTCACCcgctttctcttctcttctatctATTTAATAATAGCTTAACGCTCCGCCGGATGATGCAATTACAACTCCCGTTTTCCGCGTTCCGGTTAGGGTTCTTCTTATCTCTCCTTTGCCTAATCAGCTTCTGCTTGTTTCTATTGGATCTTAATTCCTTAgttgtgttttctttgttttgatatgATGAGCAGAGAGGTGGAGGAAAGATGGATCGCCATGTCTGGAGTTCTAGAAACTCCGAACACTTCCACGGCTGCAGCGATGCGGGCAACAAGTTTCCAAGTGCGTATTTCACTGCAATGTTTATATTCGCATTGATTACACATCACTTCACTAATAagtgttctctctctctctttatctcTCTCAATACATGTATAATTGTATAAATGTACCTGTTACAGATAACTTTGTTTTTCTCATGGCAGAGGCTCAAGTTATTACACAACCTAACAGATATTTGATGATTGCAACAAGTGGAGGCTTGAATCAACAGAGAACTGGGGTATTTTTCTATCTATCCCTTTTATGGCAAACCGAGTATTTGATGCTTGGCTTTTGTTTACACTCCATCATGTTTTAAACCTTTTACCTTCTATTTATGTGATTATAGttatatgtataatatttttgaaataaaagaaGTGAaatgaattaaaagtagaaacaaaatcaaaatcagaGAGTTTAATGCAACAGGATAGCTGTTTCGATTGCTTATTGCTTGCAAGTTATCAACATACTCAGCTGTTAATGacaactattttatatctgcaaCTGCCAGATTACAGATGGTGTTGTTGCTGCGCGTATCTTGAATGCTACACTTGTTATTCCCAAATTGGATCAAAAATCGTTCTGGAAAGACTCTAGGTCAGTTATGGAAGGACTTTTTGTTATCTGGTCCGTCCGTGTGTGTAGCTATGCTTTTGTAATTCAAATGCGCCATCTGAGTATCCAAATGTCAGTGTAGCTAGCAACTTTTTAATTGTGAAATgatgtcatgctttttcttttgcagTAACTTCTCAGAAATTTTTGATGTTGATTGGTTTATCTCATACTTGTCAAAGGATGTAAAAATCATCAAGCAACTCCCAAGAAGAGGTGGGAAAACATTATCTTCGTACAACATGCGTGTTCCAAGGAAGTGTAATGAAAGATGTTACGTAAATCGTATATTACCTGTACTCCTGAAAAAGCATGTAAGTCTTTTATGCCCTGTCTGAAATTTCTTAAATGCAGAAATATTGCCTACTTGTTTAAAATTCTTTCCTTAACTGGAACAAGTCATCTTTACCCTTTggcttgattattattattatttgctgtCTGGAAGATGTCATATGCTCAAATCTAGATCCTCACCATGATTAGATAACTCGTGTTACTCCCTTGTTTCATCAATCTAGGTTATTGGTTCATAGCTAGTTAGACCAAATCCTGAAGGTTCATAACCTGTAGCCTTCTTAAAATTGTAATTGCTGTGGTtccattctttaatttttaaaagcagTTTTGCCACTTGAAACCTCAAGAAATTTGAGGAAGTCTGTGGATGCATG
This window contains:
- the LOC112755869 gene encoding mRNA cap guanine-N(7) methyltransferase 1 isoform X4; amino-acid sequence: MASKKGKASRSIRIADTVYEQEEHYASQMSKKRKFSWPSGSMTEIPAGKEEASNSESFCCGKFIGDAQFLEDETTKIFAQKVADHYSARSNQTLEEREASPIIHLKKLNNWIKSVLVQLYAHQGDAVLDLACGKGGDLIKWDKAKIGYYVGIDIAEGSIKDCRTRYNGDADHHQRRKKFSFPARLICGDCYEVQLDKVLVDDAPFDICSCQFALHYSWSTEARARQALANVSALLRPGGIFIGTMPDANVIIKKLREAEGLAFGNSVYWVRFDEVFSDKKFKSSSPFGIKYTFHLEDAVDCPEWIVPFHVFKSLAEEYDFELIFAKNSHEFVHEYLKKPEFVELMQRLGALGDGNQDKKNMFCFHVRYTISR
- the LOC112755869 gene encoding mRNA cap guanine-N(7) methyltransferase 1 isoform X1, which translates into the protein MASKKGKASRSIRIADTVYEQEEHYASQMSKKRKFSWPSGSMTEIPAGKEEASNSESFCCGKFIGDAQFLEDETTKIFAQKVADHYSARSNQTLEEREASPIIHLKKLNNWIKSVLVQLYAHQGDAVLDLACGKGGDLIKWDKAKIGYYVGIDIAEGSIKDCRTRYNGDADHHQRRKKFSFPARLICGDCYEVQLDKVLVDDAPFDICSCQFALHYSWSTEARARQALANVSALLRPGGIFIGTMPDANVIIKKLREAEGLAFGNSVYWVRFDEVFSDKKFKSSSPFGIKYTFHLEDAVDCPEWIVPFHVFKSLAEEYDFELIFAKNSHEFVHEYLKKPEFVELMQRLGALGDGNQDKSTLSADEWEAAYLYMSFVLRKRDQPERTQVSGQRKRGLMHISEQDIMYISSH
- the LOC112755869 gene encoding mRNA cap guanine-N(7) methyltransferase 1 isoform X2, with amino-acid sequence MASKKGKASRSIRIADTVYEQEEHYASQMSKKRKFSWPSGSMTEIPAGKEEASNSECDAQFLEDETTKIFAQKVADHYSARSNQTLEEREASPIIHLKKLNNWIKSVLVQLYAHQGDAVLDLACGKGGDLIKWDKAKIGYYVGIDIAEGSIKDCRTRYNGDADHHQRRKKFSFPARLICGDCYEVQLDKVLVDDAPFDICSCQFALHYSWSTEARARQALANVSALLRPGGIFIGTMPDANVIIKKLREAEGLAFGNSVYWVRFDEVFSDKKFKSSSPFGIKYTFHLEDAVDCPEWIVPFHVFKSLAEEYDFELIFAKNSHEFVHEYLKKPEFVELMQRLGALGDGNQDKSTLSADEWEAAYLYMSFVLRKRDQPERTQVSGQRKRGLMHISEQDIMYISSH
- the LOC112755869 gene encoding mRNA cap guanine-N(7) methyltransferase 1 isoform X3, with amino-acid sequence MASKKGKASRSIRIADTVYEQEEHYASQMSKKRKFSWPSGSMTEIPAGKEEASNSESFCCGKFIGDAQFLEDETTKIFAQKVADHYSARSNQTLEEREASPIIHLKKLNNWIKSVLVQLYAHQGDAVLDLACGKGGDLIKWDKAKIGYYVGIDIAEGSIKDCRTRYNGDADHHQRRKKFSFPARLICGDCYEVQLDKVLVDDAPFDICSCQFALHYSWSTEARARQALANVSALLRPGGIFIGTMPDANVIIKKLREAEGLAFGNSVYWVRFDEVFSDKKFKSSSPFGIKYTFHLESLAEEYDFELIFAKNSHEFVHEYLKKPEFVELMQRLGALGDGNQDKSTLSADEWEAAYLYMSFVLRKRDQPERTQVSGQRKRGLMHISEQDIMYISSH